From the genome of Fimbriimonadaceae bacterium, one region includes:
- a CDS encoding DUF1501 domain-containing protein, whose product MSDLLTRRDLFRVGGMIAIGLTAPRWLSTLAHAEVIRQAKGSKALSDTVLVVCQLSGGNDGLNTVVPYANKKYYELRPTIGITEDKVLKISNEVGFHPNLTGLEELYKAGKVAIVDNVGYPNPNRSHFKSMDIWQSASPDLSLKYGWVGRHFDQQALTGPLNPVVALGLSTEKPRSLSAKNASIPCFASLADIQSMVGDPDMERMLRQIQGPDAAQGSNARIVQQANKAALDAIAALKVQLATYKTKQTYANDPFGRGFQQIAQIVATSPATRVVYFSAGGFDTHAKQAESHDRLLKGFGDAVNAFQKEMEAAGRADKVIVLVFSEFGRRCYENASAGTDHGAGGLMFLVGNKIKGGLYGGAPDLVNLQNGDLKHNVDFREVYATALDNWVGGDSEIVLGQKFTPLPVFK is encoded by the coding sequence ATGAGCGACCTATTAACGAGAAGAGACCTTTTCCGTGTCGGCGGCATGATTGCCATCGGCCTGACGGCCCCACGTTGGCTTAGCACCCTCGCCCATGCAGAGGTCATACGGCAGGCTAAGGGCAGCAAAGCCCTAAGTGATACTGTGCTGGTTGTTTGTCAGCTCTCGGGTGGCAACGACGGACTGAACACCGTCGTTCCATACGCCAACAAGAAATATTACGAACTACGCCCGACCATCGGCATCACCGAAGACAAGGTGCTGAAGATCTCCAACGAAGTCGGGTTTCACCCCAACTTGACCGGGCTGGAAGAGCTTTATAAAGCGGGCAAAGTCGCCATCGTCGACAACGTTGGATACCCAAATCCTAACCGCTCGCACTTTAAGAGCATGGATATCTGGCAATCGGCAAGCCCTGACCTATCGCTAAAATACGGTTGGGTTGGCCGACACTTTGACCAGCAAGCCCTTACCGGTCCTCTCAATCCCGTAGTCGCTCTTGGGTTATCTACCGAAAAGCCACGTTCGCTCTCGGCAAAGAATGCAAGCATCCCCTGCTTTGCAAGCCTCGCCGACATCCAGTCGATGGTAGGCGACCCCGATATGGAACGCATGCTTCGGCAGATCCAGGGTCCTGATGCGGCACAAGGCTCGAACGCTCGTATCGTTCAGCAAGCCAATAAAGCCGCCCTTGATGCGATCGCCGCGCTCAAAGTTCAACTCGCCACGTACAAGACAAAGCAGACTTACGCCAACGATCCGTTTGGGCGAGGGTTCCAGCAGATCGCCCAGATCGTGGCGACTTCCCCCGCCACCCGAGTGGTCTACTTCAGCGCTGGCGGCTTCGATACTCACGCGAAGCAAGCGGAAAGCCATGATCGGCTGTTGAAGGGCTTTGGCGACGCCGTAAACGCATTCCAAAAGGAGATGGAAGCAGCCGGGCGAGCCGATAAGGTCATCGTTCTGGTCTTCTCAGAGTTCGGACGACGCTGTTACGAGAACGCAAGCGCAGGTACCGATCACGGTGCAGGCGGTTTGATGTTCCTGGTGGGCAACAAGATCAAAGGTGGTCTTTATGGAGGAGCGCCGGATTTGGTGAACCTGCAGAACGGCGACCTTAAGCACAACGTCGACTTCCGTGAGGTCTACGCCACAGCCCTGGACAACTGGGTTGGCGGAGACTCCGAAATCGTGCTTGGGCAGAAATTCACTCCGTTGCCCGTGTTTAAGTAA
- a CDS encoding DUF4878 domain-containing protein: protein MLRAGRLNIVLALGLASVIVLAVLLVMTRSSPSVTVGNFLTALAKADVDQLVELSHYDGDKAELRKQWEFCVKEAAPHVRFVWTMVGSREISDTSASVNILWTKDLGNQGYEKRYEIPCVKEDGQWKVDIVAVARDMFPALPR from the coding sequence ATGCTGCGTGCTGGTCGTCTTAATATTGTTTTGGCTCTTGGATTAGCCAGCGTCATCGTTCTAGCTGTATTGCTAGTCATGACTCGAAGCTCCCCTTCAGTCACCGTTGGCAACTTTCTCACCGCCCTTGCGAAGGCTGATGTCGATCAGCTTGTCGAGTTGAGCCACTACGACGGCGATAAAGCTGAATTACGCAAACAATGGGAGTTTTGTGTGAAGGAGGCGGCCCCCCATGTTCGGTTCGTGTGGACAATGGTTGGGTCGAGGGAGATAAGCGACACAAGCGCCTCCGTCAACATCCTTTGGACAAAAGACTTGGGAAATCAAGGGTATGAAAAACGATACGAAATCCCCTGTGTGAAAGAGGATGGACAGTGGAAAGTAGACATCGTTGCCGTTGCTCGGGACATGTTCCCAGCCCTGCCGCGGTAG
- a CDS encoding carboxymuconolactone decarboxylase family protein — MRKKAVETRKYRLDMNEKILNSGHKEFNKFFALDTNAYQEGAISVPNKELMGLVGSMVLRCNDCIFYHLDRCVTEGCSREEIHEAMNIALVIGGSIVIPHLRYAFDVLDELFAEGMPPAPNLV, encoded by the coding sequence ATGCGTAAGAAGGCTGTCGAGACTCGGAAGTATCGGCTGGACATGAATGAGAAGATCCTGAACTCAGGCCACAAAGAGTTCAACAAGTTCTTCGCCCTGGACACCAATGCCTACCAAGAAGGCGCGATCAGCGTCCCGAATAAGGAGTTGATGGGTCTGGTCGGCTCCATGGTTTTGCGCTGCAACGACTGCATCTTCTATCACCTTGATCGCTGTGTTACGGAAGGCTGCTCACGCGAAGAGATACATGAGGCGATGAACATCGCCTTGGTCATCGGCGGCTCGATCGTGATTCCACATCTGCGCTACGCATTCGATGTGCTGGATGAGCTGTTCGCGGAAGGCATGCCACCAGCTCCAAACCTAGTCTGA
- the maf gene encoding septum formation protein Maf yields MLSIPYPVILASASPRRKQLLNKLITEFDILHADLDEGALTTSDPFATAEALAAAKAGIIFSQRPDSLVIGGDTVVALPIGEDKFEQLAKPEDEGDAHRILRQLSGRTHLVITGIALFWPGGQHIFADTSKVTFNDLVDEQIWSYISTGEPMDKAGAYGAQDSSNGFIASIEGSFDNVVGLPTEALMQALQTRFGAGGMPSANSSSSTSNA; encoded by the coding sequence GTGCTCTCAATCCCTTATCCAGTCATCCTGGCAAGCGCGTCTCCACGCCGAAAGCAACTGCTCAATAAGCTTATCACCGAATTCGACATCTTACACGCCGACCTGGATGAGGGCGCTCTGACCACTTCTGATCCCTTCGCGACAGCGGAAGCGCTCGCTGCAGCAAAAGCCGGGATTATATTCTCTCAGCGGCCCGATTCCCTCGTTATCGGGGGGGATACCGTCGTGGCTCTGCCGATTGGGGAAGACAAGTTTGAGCAACTTGCCAAACCTGAGGACGAAGGAGATGCCCACCGTATCCTGAGACAACTCAGCGGGCGGACGCACTTAGTCATCACTGGTATCGCGCTCTTTTGGCCCGGCGGACAGCACATTTTTGCCGACACCTCCAAAGTCACCTTCAACGACCTCGTGGACGAGCAGATTTGGTCTTATATCTCCACAGGTGAGCCGATGGACAAAGCAGGAGCTTATGGGGCGCAAGACTCCTCAAATGGCTTCATTGCGAGCATTGAAGGCTCTTTCGACAACGTTGTTGGTCTCCCCACCGAAGCGCTTATGCAAGCCCTTCAGACTAGGTTTGGAGCTGGTGGCATGCCTTCCGCGAACAGCTCATCCAGCACATCGAATGCGTAG
- a CDS encoding SMI1/KNR4 family protein codes for MKTLAEKIIEPLDLAISLSAINSIEHLKPYYGPPLTDRMIAVAEQKLGLQLPHSYLEFCRVVNGGFVRGEFFVINACEVSFRSISGIGYENGIDSDTGSAYMIEEWDYPSPGIVLGGDGHTAVMLDYRKSFDSGEPPVIWVDTEEVRVVTIANNFTEFAQILSSLIEGK; via the coding sequence ATGAAAACGCTTGCTGAAAAGATTATTGAGCCGCTTGACCTTGCTATCTCACTGAGCGCCATCAACAGCATCGAGCACTTGAAGCCTTATTACGGACCTCCTCTTACCGACAGAATGATAGCGGTTGCTGAGCAAAAGCTAGGACTCCAACTACCCCACAGTTATCTTGAGTTCTGCCGCGTGGTCAACGGAGGATTCGTCAGAGGCGAATTCTTCGTGATCAATGCCTGTGAGGTTTCTTTCAGGTCAATATCGGGCATCGGCTATGAGAACGGGATTGATAGTGACACCGGTTCCGCCTACATGATTGAAGAATGGGACTATCCCTCGCCTGGGATCGTACTCGGAGGCGACGGACATACGGCTGTCATGCTGGACTACCGAAAATCCTTTGACAGCGGGGAGCCGCCAGTAATCTGGGTAGATACCGAGGAAGTCAGAGTTGTTACGATCGCAAACAATTTCACGGAATTTGCGCAGATACTGTCCTCGCTTATTGAAGGCAAATAG